A window of Dehalobacter sp. contains these coding sequences:
- the eno gene encoding phosphopyruvate hydratase → MSFIDQVIAREILDSRGFPTVEVDVVLEDGTMGRAAVPSGASTGAFEALELRDGDKNRYLGKGVLQAVDNVNDVIGLEMEGLNVFDQPGIDRTLQEIDGTETKSKLGANAILGVSLAAARAASLYLGLPFYQYIGGINAKELPVPMMNILNGGKHADNNVDIQEFMIMPVGAASFAEAMRMGSEIYHTLKSVLKGKGLVTAIGDEGGFAPNLASNAEALEVIVDAIQKAGYKPGEEVTLAIDAAATEMYKNGLYVLEGEGLTKTADEMIAYYEDLCSKFPIVSIEDGLSEEDWDGWAKLTQRLGNRIQLVGDDLFVTNPTRLSRGIQAKCGNSILIKLNQIGTLTETLDTIEIAKRAGYTTVISHRSGETEDVSLAHIAVAVNAGQLKTGAPARTDRLVKYNELLRIEEELGLTAIYKGRAVLK, encoded by the coding sequence ATGAGTTTTATTGACCAGGTAATTGCACGGGAAATCCTTGATTCCAGAGGTTTTCCGACTGTTGAAGTAGATGTTGTGCTGGAAGACGGCACCATGGGGCGGGCTGCTGTGCCGTCCGGCGCTTCCACCGGAGCTTTTGAGGCTCTGGAACTGCGCGACGGGGACAAGAACCGTTATCTTGGCAAAGGCGTTCTTCAGGCGGTTGACAATGTCAATGACGTGATTGGTCTGGAAATGGAAGGACTCAATGTCTTTGATCAGCCGGGGATCGATCGGACGCTTCAAGAGATCGACGGAACGGAAACCAAGAGCAAGCTTGGAGCTAATGCCATTCTGGGCGTATCGTTGGCTGCAGCCAGAGCGGCCTCTCTTTATCTCGGCCTGCCGTTCTACCAGTATATCGGCGGCATTAATGCCAAGGAGCTTCCCGTGCCGATGATGAATATCCTGAACGGAGGCAAACATGCCGACAACAATGTGGATATTCAGGAATTTATGATTATGCCGGTCGGAGCAGCCAGCTTTGCCGAAGCGATGAGAATGGGCTCGGAAATATACCATACCCTTAAGAGCGTCTTAAAGGGGAAAGGTCTGGTAACCGCAATCGGAGATGAAGGCGGCTTTGCGCCGAACCTTGCTTCCAACGCCGAAGCTTTGGAAGTCATTGTCGATGCCATTCAAAAAGCCGGCTACAAACCTGGCGAAGAGGTTACACTGGCGATTGATGCAGCGGCTACCGAAATGTATAAAAACGGCCTATATGTTCTGGAAGGCGAAGGATTGACGAAAACCGCGGACGAAATGATCGCCTACTATGAAGACTTATGCAGCAAATTTCCGATTGTCTCGATAGAAGACGGTCTGTCAGAGGAAGACTGGGACGGCTGGGCTAAACTCACCCAACGGCTCGGCAACAGAATCCAGCTTGTCGGGGACGATTTGTTTGTTACGAATCCAACGCGGCTTAGCCGGGGAATTCAGGCGAAGTGCGGGAATTCCATCTTAATCAAGCTGAATCAGATTGGCACCCTGACCGAAACCCTCGATACGATCGAGATAGCTAAAAGAGCCGGCTATACCACGGTTATTTCCCATCGGTCCGGAGAAACAGAAGATGTCTCTTTGGCCCATATTGCCGTAGCAGTCAATGCTGGACAGCTGAAAACAGGCGCGCCGGCTCGTACGGACCGTTTGGTTAAATATAATGAACTTCTCCGGATTGAGGAAGAACTCGGGTTAACCGCTATCTACAAAGGCAGAGCCGTGCTGAAATAG
- a CDS encoding PIG-L family deacetylase, with protein sequence MKKILKRRILLAASTLIIVFAFVFILSDQMAANYMVNTTPEHIDAPGASSRVLIIAPHPDDETLGAGMLIKKTLANGGKVKVVLMTNGDGYRVAAHLDYTKITLTSKEYINFGYTRQQESVKALDSSGVSESDIIFLGYPDGGLASLWSSNWNSTSPYTSPYTQADRSPYTDSFKKNRLYCGQNVVADLSQIIHDFQPTDIVMPHPNDKHPDHWATNAFTKYTLTVLNYSPQKEWLYLIHRGLWPSPEAGSQHKRDLAPPAKLLKTGTKWYTLDLTDQEIRLKTDAIKLYHSQQKTLGFQMSCFEKQSELFGQYTDAKLISGMHIDSDITPNAGNILIQDPVQDKLLLDVDKGGDILAVYAEISKEGNLHLMIQTDQKMIKELNEYRYNLVFINKEKSSHLTLIVKGNEVYAQDPTTNTITRETANIYVSNQGGMSHLIINQSAFQQLEFGHYDHVFMDAESAFNSHLIDKTAWRMIDTR encoded by the coding sequence ATGAAAAAGATCTTGAAAAGAAGAATTCTCCTGGCTGCTTCGACTCTGATTATTGTATTCGCGTTTGTATTTATCCTATCCGATCAGATGGCTGCCAATTATATGGTCAACACAACTCCGGAACATATCGATGCGCCTGGGGCGAGCTCCCGGGTCCTGATTATTGCGCCGCACCCCGATGACGAGACGTTGGGGGCGGGTATGCTCATCAAAAAGACGCTGGCTAACGGAGGTAAAGTAAAAGTGGTCCTTATGACCAATGGTGATGGTTATAGGGTTGCAGCCCATTTAGACTATACAAAGATAACGCTTACATCAAAAGAATATATCAATTTTGGCTATACACGCCAGCAGGAATCAGTGAAAGCTCTGGATTCATCAGGAGTTTCTGAAAGCGATATTATCTTCCTGGGTTATCCTGACGGCGGACTTGCCTCACTATGGTCTTCCAACTGGAATTCAACGAGTCCGTACACCAGTCCCTATACCCAAGCAGACCGGTCACCCTATACCGACAGTTTTAAGAAAAACCGCCTGTATTGCGGGCAAAATGTTGTCGCTGATTTATCACAGATCATTCACGATTTTCAGCCAACCGATATTGTCATGCCGCACCCGAATGATAAACATCCGGATCATTGGGCTACCAATGCTTTCACGAAATATACGCTGACTGTGCTGAACTATTCTCCGCAGAAAGAGTGGCTTTATCTAATTCACCGCGGTTTATGGCCTAGCCCGGAAGCCGGCTCACAGCATAAAAGGGATCTTGCGCCACCGGCCAAACTGCTTAAAACCGGTACCAAGTGGTATACACTCGATCTAACTGATCAGGAAATAAGATTAAAGACCGATGCGATCAAGCTGTATCATTCGCAGCAAAAAACACTGGGATTCCAGATGTCCTGTTTTGAAAAGCAGAGCGAATTATTCGGTCAGTATACAGATGCTAAACTAATCAGCGGCATGCATATAGATTCGGACATTACGCCAAATGCCGGCAATATATTGATTCAGGACCCTGTTCAGGATAAACTGCTTTTGGATGTGGACAAAGGAGGAGATATCTTAGCTGTCTATGCAGAAATCTCCAAGGAAGGCAATTTGCATCTTATGATACAAACAGATCAAAAAATGATTAAGGAATTAAATGAATATCGTTATAATCTGGTCTTTATCAATAAAGAAAAGTCCTCGCACCTGACCCTCATCGTCAAAGGAAATGAGGTCTATGCGCAGGACCCAACTACAAATACAATCACAAGGGAGACTGCAAATATTTATGTTTCAAATCAGGGCGGTATGTCTCACCTTATTATTAATCAATCAGCATTTCAGCAATTAGAATTTGGCCATTATGATCATGTCTTTATGGATGCGGAGTCTGCTTTTAATAGCCACCTGATAGACAAAACTGCCTGGCGGATGATCGATACACGCTAG
- a CDS encoding phosphoglycerate kinase, producing MNKIGIDEIDVKGKCVFVRVDFNVPMDDQQNITDDTRIRAALPTIRYLKENGAKVILASHLGRPKGKVNPKYSLALAAAHLGILLETEVKLAPDCIGPKVAALVEHMEDGQVLLLENVRFHEEEEKNDPDFARSLAGLADIYVNDAFGAAHRAHASTEGIAQYIPAYAGFLMKKEVDILGQVLGQPTRPFAAIIGGAKVSDKIGVIENLLKKVDVLIIGGGMANTFLKAQGLEVGKSLIEEDKVELAAELLRQAESTGVKLMLPQDVVVTLEFKADAPFRVAEVSNILPEEMALDIGPASAELFAEAILPAKTVIWNGPMGVFEMENFARGTEQIALAMARCQGTTIVGGGDSVAAVEKVGVAEKLTHISTGGGASLEFLEGKILPGVAVLKEKTEN from the coding sequence ATGAATAAAATCGGAATCGATGAAATAGACGTAAAGGGAAAGTGTGTTTTCGTACGCGTGGATTTTAATGTGCCGATGGACGATCAGCAAAATATTACGGATGATACCAGAATCAGGGCTGCACTTCCGACGATCCGTTATCTGAAAGAAAACGGTGCTAAAGTCATTTTGGCTTCCCACCTCGGAAGACCCAAAGGCAAAGTCAATCCCAAATATTCACTGGCACTTGCAGCAGCACATTTAGGCATTCTGTTGGAAACCGAAGTGAAGCTCGCTCCTGATTGCATCGGGCCCAAGGTTGCAGCGCTGGTTGAACATATGGAAGATGGGCAGGTTCTGCTTCTGGAAAATGTCAGATTTCATGAGGAAGAGGAAAAGAATGATCCTGATTTTGCACGCAGCCTGGCCGGCTTAGCCGATATCTACGTGAATGACGCGTTTGGAGCGGCGCACCGGGCGCATGCCTCAACTGAAGGGATAGCCCAATATATACCTGCTTATGCTGGATTCTTGATGAAAAAAGAAGTGGACATCCTTGGCCAGGTGCTCGGTCAGCCGACCAGACCATTTGCTGCGATTATTGGTGGAGCAAAGGTCAGTGATAAAATTGGTGTCATAGAAAATCTGCTGAAAAAGGTGGATGTTCTGATCATCGGAGGCGGGATGGCCAATACGTTCCTGAAGGCACAGGGCCTGGAAGTCGGGAAATCACTGATTGAAGAGGACAAGGTGGAACTGGCCGCCGAACTTCTCCGGCAGGCCGAGAGTACCGGCGTAAAACTGATGCTCCCGCAGGATGTAGTCGTTACGCTGGAGTTCAAAGCGGACGCCCCGTTCAGAGTTGCAGAGGTCTCCAATATTCTTCCGGAAGAAATGGCTTTGGATATTGGCCCGGCAAGTGCTGAATTATTTGCAGAGGCGATTCTGCCTGCGAAGACTGTCATATGGAACGGCCCGATGGGCGTATTTGAAATGGAAAACTTTGCGCGGGGCACGGAACAAATCGCGCTGGCGATGGCTAGATGCCAGGGAACAACGATTGTCGGAGGTGGGGACTCTGTTGCTGCTGTGGAAAAAGTAGGTGTGGCAGAAAAACTGACGCATATTTCTACCGGAGGGGGAGCTTCGCTCGAATTCCTGGAAGGAAAGATTCTGCCGGGTGTAGCAGTACTAAAAGAAAAAACTGAAAACTGA
- the secG gene encoding preprotein translocase subunit SecG produces MTIAIVVILIISSLGLIATVLLQPGKSAGLSGSITGAGEQFFGKAAKGKEGLFAKFGVVFAVLFLVSSLGLTMFLK; encoded by the coding sequence ATGACAATAGCAATCGTTGTAATTTTAATTATCAGTTCTCTCGGGTTAATCGCCACAGTTCTGCTGCAGCCAGGAAAAAGCGCTGGTCTTTCCGGTTCGATCACCGGAGCGGGTGAGCAATTTTTCGGTAAGGCTGCCAAAGGAAAGGAAGGCTTATTCGCCAAATTTGGTGTTGTATTTGCCGTTTTGTTCCTTGTAAGTTCGCTAGGGCTGACCATGTTTTTAAAATAA
- a CDS encoding sodium-translocating pyrophosphatase, whose protein sequence is MDFSQIPLVGVGAGIIGLLMALFFAKSVLKESAGNDKMKEISKAIQVGAMAYLNRQYRTLIPIVIIIFIALFALKGNAAAPLSFLVGAVASGAAGYVGMGITTRANARTTEAARTSLNKALGVSFRAGAVMGFSVAGLGLLGVAGLFMIFGDAETINSFAFGASAIALFARVGGGIFTKAADVGADLVGKVEAGIPEDDPRNPAVIADNVGDNVGDTAGMGADLFESYAATAISGMLIGFSVFGGHGIGESIFLIIGAIGILASIIASFFVRTGEKANPQMALNMGLWGTNVITAIGSFAAVHLLMPATYVTESGLVLTPNRIFLAIICGLAVNIIIGLITEYYTSNEKKPAQSIAKASETGAATNIITGLAVGLKSTALPVITICAAILVAYQVAGIYGIAMAAMAMLSTAGIIVAIDSFGPVADNAGGIAEMAELDPSVRKTTDKLDAVGNTTAAVAKGFAIGSAAITALALFNAFAELADLQVIDILVPTTIVGLFIGAALPFLFSAFAMQAVGRAAFDMIAEVRRQFREIPGLMEGKAKPDYAACVDISTKAAIRQMIAPGLLAVCTPVLVGFILGKSAMGGMLAGGTFAGFLMAVFMANAGGAWDNAKKYIESGHHGGKGTPAHAAAVIGDTVGDPFKDTAGPSLNALIKVMGTISLIIAPFLR, encoded by the coding sequence ATGGATTTCTCACAGATACCCTTAGTGGGTGTAGGAGCAGGAATTATCGGACTGCTCATGGCATTGTTTTTTGCAAAAAGTGTACTTAAGGAAAGCGCCGGAAATGACAAAATGAAAGAAATTTCCAAAGCGATTCAAGTTGGCGCGATGGCTTATCTAAACCGTCAATACAGAACGCTTATTCCGATTGTTATCATTATTTTTATTGCTTTATTTGCGTTAAAAGGTAACGCTGCGGCACCACTGTCCTTCTTGGTTGGTGCAGTAGCTTCAGGTGCTGCAGGTTATGTCGGCATGGGGATTACGACCAGAGCCAATGCCCGTACAACAGAAGCTGCCCGTACCAGTTTGAACAAAGCACTCGGCGTGTCATTCCGTGCAGGCGCAGTTATGGGATTTTCGGTGGCTGGTCTGGGTCTGTTAGGTGTTGCCGGGCTGTTTATGATCTTTGGTGATGCTGAAACCATCAACTCCTTTGCTTTTGGCGCAAGTGCGATTGCACTGTTTGCCCGTGTCGGTGGAGGTATCTTTACCAAGGCTGCTGACGTTGGAGCGGACCTTGTAGGGAAGGTTGAAGCCGGAATTCCTGAAGATGATCCGCGTAACCCGGCAGTTATTGCTGATAATGTCGGTGACAACGTTGGTGATACAGCAGGTATGGGTGCCGACTTGTTTGAATCTTATGCTGCAACCGCCATTTCCGGCATGCTGATCGGCTTTTCGGTCTTCGGCGGTCATGGCATTGGCGAGTCTATCTTCCTGATTATCGGTGCGATCGGTATTCTTGCCTCGATTATTGCCAGCTTCTTTGTGCGCACAGGAGAAAAGGCCAATCCACAGATGGCTCTGAACATGGGCCTTTGGGGAACAAATGTGATTACAGCTATTGGTTCTTTTGCCGCAGTCCATCTGCTGATGCCGGCAACTTATGTCACAGAATCCGGACTCGTACTCACACCAAACAGGATATTTTTAGCCATTATCTGCGGTCTTGCAGTAAATATTATCATTGGTTTGATCACGGAGTACTACACATCCAATGAAAAGAAACCGGCTCAGTCGATTGCCAAGGCCTCCGAAACCGGAGCAGCTACGAACATCATTACGGGTTTGGCTGTCGGTCTAAAAAGTACAGCTTTGCCGGTCATTACGATTTGTGCTGCGATCCTGGTGGCTTATCAGGTTGCGGGTATATATGGCATTGCGATGGCTGCAATGGCGATGCTTTCCACAGCGGGAATCATCGTTGCGATTGACTCTTTCGGACCGGTGGCTGACAATGCCGGCGGTATTGCCGAAATGGCTGAACTCGATCCGAGTGTGCGTAAAACAACAGATAAACTTGACGCTGTTGGAAATACCACAGCTGCCGTAGCTAAAGGCTTCGCGATTGGATCAGCTGCAATTACCGCGCTGGCTCTGTTCAACGCGTTTGCTGAACTTGCCGACCTTCAGGTCATTGACATTCTTGTGCCGACGACGATTGTCGGTCTATTTATTGGTGCTGCCCTGCCGTTCCTGTTCTCCGCTTTTGCGATGCAGGCGGTCGGAAGAGCTGCGTTTGACATGATTGCTGAAGTCCGCCGTCAGTTCAGAGAAATCCCCGGACTGATGGAAGGCAAAGCGAAACCTGATTATGCAGCCTGCGTTGATATTTCGACCAAAGCGGCAATCAGACAAATGATCGCTCCAGGTTTACTGGCCGTATGCACACCGGTACTTGTTGGATTTATTTTAGGCAAGAGCGCCATGGGTGGAATGCTCGCAGGCGGTACATTTGCCGGCTTCCTGATGGCCGTATTCATGGCCAACGCCGGCGGGGCCTGGGACAATGCCAAGAAATATATTGAATCCGGACATCATGGCGGCAAGGGGACTCCTGCTCACGCTGCAGCTGTTATCGGCGACACCGTTGGCGATCCGTTCAAAGATACTGCCGGTCCTTCCCTGAATGCTTTGATTAAGGTTATGGGAACAATTTCCCTGATCATCGCTCCTTTCCTTCGCTAA
- the smpB gene encoding SsrA-binding protein SmpB, which yields MAEGIKVIAENRKARHDFFVEDSYEAGIILTGTEIKSIRAGRVNLKDSYAEIIKGEVWLNQMHISPYEQGNRFNHDPLRKRKLLLNRTEIIKMGDKVKLQGMTLVPLKIYLKHGMAKIELGLCKGKKTYDKRDDLAERDAKRQMERDLRDRNKG from the coding sequence TTGGCTGAGGGAATTAAGGTCATCGCTGAAAACAGAAAAGCCAGGCACGATTTCTTTGTCGAGGACAGTTATGAAGCCGGGATCATCTTAACGGGGACCGAGATAAAGTCAATCCGGGCCGGCCGTGTGAATCTCAAAGACAGTTATGCTGAGATTATCAAGGGTGAGGTCTGGCTAAATCAGATGCATATCAGCCCGTATGAACAAGGGAACAGGTTCAACCATGATCCGCTGCGGAAGAGAAAACTGCTGCTTAATCGCACCGAGATTATTAAGATGGGGGATAAGGTCAAACTACAGGGAATGACCCTTGTCCCGTTAAAGATTTATCTCAAGCACGGCATGGCCAAAATTGAACTTGGGCTGTGCAAAGGCAAAAAAACTTATGACAAGCGGGATGATCTGGCCGAGCGGGATGCCAAAAGGCAAATGGAACGGGATTTAAGAGACAGAAACAAGGGTTAG
- a CDS encoding alpha/beta fold hydrolase, producing MFTREELIKPFYFSGGSTAILLIHGFTACPIDMKPLGERLKNWGYTVQAPLLPGHGTSIEDLKKTSWQDWERAVAEAAEQLKKTCQRVLAIGHSMGGLLALSLAAQGRIDGAVSINAPIIYVDEKLHQAESLIGKIEYVGKPHKTAEISLNSEGIPHFSYIQVPVISFISLNQAIERMKGKLPQISCPTLMVQSMADGTVHPSSGEFIQKSIGDRYCDAVYWKDEDHYLPLSAARDELAQKIREFIEKRQLLVP from the coding sequence ATGTTTACACGAGAAGAGCTGATCAAACCTTTTTACTTTTCAGGCGGAAGCACGGCGATCCTTCTGATTCACGGCTTTACAGCCTGCCCGATTGATATGAAGCCACTTGGCGAGAGATTGAAAAATTGGGGATATACAGTCCAGGCCCCGCTTCTGCCCGGCCATGGAACTTCAATAGAAGACTTGAAGAAGACATCCTGGCAGGATTGGGAGCGAGCTGTTGCCGAAGCAGCTGAGCAATTAAAGAAAACGTGTCAGAGAGTCCTTGCCATTGGACATTCCATGGGCGGATTGCTGGCACTATCTCTGGCAGCTCAGGGCAGGATCGACGGTGCAGTCTCCATCAATGCCCCGATTATTTATGTTGATGAAAAGCTGCATCAGGCCGAAAGCTTGATAGGAAAAATAGAATATGTTGGCAAGCCGCATAAAACCGCTGAGATCAGCCTGAACAGCGAGGGAATCCCACATTTTTCCTATATTCAGGTACCGGTAATATCATTTATTTCCTTAAACCAAGCCATTGAACGAATGAAAGGAAAGTTGCCCCAAATTAGCTGTCCGACGCTTATGGTCCAGAGCATGGCTGACGGGACAGTCCATCCGTCCAGCGGCGAATTTATTCAGAAGAGCATCGGAGACCGTTATTGCGATGCAGTTTACTGGAAAGATGAGGACCACTATCTGCCGTTGAGCGCAGCGCGGGACGAATTGGCCCAAAAAATACGGGAATTTATAGAAAAGCGTCAGCTGCTGGTCCCATAG
- a CDS encoding DUF4003 domain-containing protein — translation MDSNLRKKAESLINIYQQVAKDFRWKNSSSINTLIALSYVTKDKAYDRKEIERVNDYIKKNLGSFSSFRQRSILYSALLLVNSPDPETKLDILLAYDEKLKENGFRSYTYRPVTAYTLFLNCEPRKADIRIAKAYEIFTEMKKHHPWLTSGDDYAVSILLAASDKPVQSIIAKMEELYKELHECGFSRGNGLQFLSHILSLSEENSKAKAARCRILYDFFGQNKLKVYANNYGTLGLLTLLEDKSQRAAREVLGMSEVLREDRNIRWLGKETIFLTAASLVSCTMLESLKNSNDVIYTNAFVTIEALIAAQNAAMIGAACAATAASSGS, via the coding sequence ATGGACAGCAATCTACGAAAAAAAGCTGAAAGTCTGATCAATATCTATCAGCAGGTTGCCAAAGATTTTCGCTGGAAAAATTCAAGCAGTATCAATACGCTGATTGCTTTGTCTTATGTAACCAAAGACAAGGCTTATGACAGGAAAGAAATCGAAAGGGTCAATGACTATATCAAAAAGAATTTGGGTTCTTTTTCGAGTTTCAGACAAAGATCCATTCTGTATTCAGCCTTGCTGCTCGTCAATTCTCCCGATCCGGAAACAAAACTGGATATCCTTCTTGCTTATGATGAGAAACTCAAAGAAAACGGGTTTCGCAGTTACACATACAGGCCGGTGACTGCCTATACACTGTTCTTGAATTGCGAACCGCGCAAAGCCGATATTCGGATTGCCAAAGCCTATGAGATTTTCACCGAAATGAAGAAACATCACCCCTGGCTGACTTCCGGTGATGATTATGCTGTCTCAATCCTGCTTGCAGCTTCGGATAAACCCGTACAGAGTATCATAGCCAAAATGGAAGAGCTGTACAAAGAACTTCATGAATGTGGTTTTAGCCGTGGAAACGGGCTCCAATTCTTGTCGCACATCTTAAGTCTGAGCGAGGAGAACAGTAAGGCTAAAGCTGCAAGATGCCGCATCCTGTATGATTTCTTCGGTCAAAATAAATTAAAAGTCTACGCCAATAACTATGGAACACTCGGTCTGCTTACCTTGCTTGAAGATAAAAGCCAGAGAGCTGCGCGTGAGGTGCTCGGAATGAGTGAAGTTCTCCGAGAAGACCGAAATATCCGCTGGCTGGGCAAGGAGACTATTTTTCTTACAGCAGCGTCGCTCGTTTCTTGCACGATGTTGGAAAGCCTCAAAAACAGCAATGATGTGATCTATACCAATGCTTTTGTGACAATTGAAGCACTCATCGCAGCTCAAAATGCAGCAATGATCGGCGCTGCGTGTGCCGCAACGGCTGCATCCAGCGGTAGCTAG
- the tpiA gene encoding triose-phosphate isomerase, with amino-acid sequence MTRKPIIAGNWKMYKTVQEAKDFAAGLLENLEKLENGTNAEMVICAPFTALAALKDELEESIIHIGAQNMYYETQGAYTGEISPLMLTELACTYVIIGHSERREYFKEDDALIARKVKTALDFGLTPILCVGENLALREAGQALVFVQGQVENALRELSPEAIRKIVVAYEPIWAIGTGRTASPQDAQEMCAAIRTTLARLSAEAAQEIRILYGGSVKGSNIAELMDQPDIDGALVGGASLDFLGFTELIGSVR; translated from the coding sequence ATGACAAGAAAGCCGATCATTGCAGGTAATTGGAAGATGTATAAGACGGTACAGGAAGCCAAAGATTTTGCCGCGGGACTGTTGGAAAATTTGGAGAAACTGGAAAATGGAACAAACGCGGAAATGGTAATTTGTGCACCGTTTACTGCGCTGGCTGCCTTAAAGGATGAACTTGAAGAGAGTATCATCCATATTGGCGCCCAAAATATGTATTATGAGACACAAGGCGCGTATACCGGAGAGATATCGCCGCTTATGCTGACAGAGCTAGCCTGTACCTATGTGATTATCGGCCACTCGGAACGCAGGGAATATTTTAAAGAAGATGACGCGCTTATAGCAAGAAAAGTTAAGACCGCACTGGACTTTGGACTGACGCCAATTCTGTGTGTCGGTGAGAACTTGGCTTTGAGAGAAGCAGGTCAGGCCCTAGTCTTTGTGCAAGGGCAGGTTGAGAATGCCCTCAGGGAGTTGAGTCCTGAAGCAATCAGAAAGATTGTTGTTGCATATGAACCCATTTGGGCTATCGGAACAGGCAGGACAGCCTCTCCGCAGGATGCCCAGGAAATGTGTGCCGCAATCCGTACCACCCTGGCGAGGCTCTCCGCTGAAGCCGCTCAGGAAATACGAATTTTATACGGTGGAAGTGTCAAGGGTTCCAATATCGCCGAACTGATGGATCAGCCGGATATTGATGGTGCGCTGGTCGGTGGAGCAAGTCTGGACTTCCTTGGATTTACTGAACTGATTGGCAGCGTGAGGTGA
- the gpmI gene encoding 2,3-bisphosphoglycerate-independent phosphoglycerate mutase yields MSEATGRPLLLMILDGWGCSKEKNGNATLLAKIPNFSRLQESYPHTLLNASGAAVGLPEGQMGNSEVGHLNIGAGRVVYQELTRIFKAMDEGDLVKNEVLREAMTRARDSGKAFHLLGLLSDGGVHSHIRHLFALLDMAVEAGVEKIYIHPVLDGRDVLPQSAKEFIRQLENKLKQLGRGKIATVSGRYYVMDRDKRWDRVEKAYKALVAGEGPMACNALAAVENAYDKKIVDEFVDPTVITDESGRPVAVIENDDSVLFFNFRADRAREITRAFIEENFEGFIRTNRPRVHYVCLTEYDASFDCPVVFPPQNLENTLGEALAAKGLRQLRIAETEKYAHVTFFFNGGIEEPEDGEDRCLIPSPGVPTYNLQPEMSAYGITEALLSKVREDQYDVIVLNFANADMIGHTGYLLAAVKALEAVDVCIGKIVDAVQAKGGTVLITSDHGNAECMIDQETNSPFTAHTTNKVPFILVNDTYKDRTLREGGSLCDIAPTMLKLLKLDIPAEMTGKSLLLY; encoded by the coding sequence ATGTCCGAGGCAACAGGGAGGCCGCTCCTGCTGATGATCCTGGACGGTTGGGGCTGTAGCAAAGAAAAGAATGGAAATGCAACGCTGCTTGCAAAGATCCCGAATTTTTCCCGTTTGCAGGAAAGTTATCCACATACTCTTCTTAACGCTTCGGGTGCTGCAGTGGGATTGCCGGAAGGACAAATGGGCAATTCGGAGGTCGGCCACTTAAACATTGGCGCCGGCCGGGTCGTCTATCAGGAACTGACACGGATCTTCAAGGCAATGGACGAAGGAGACCTTGTCAAGAATGAAGTGCTGCGCGAAGCAATGACCCGAGCCAGGGATTCCGGAAAAGCTTTTCACTTGCTGGGGCTGCTTTCGGACGGTGGTGTCCATTCCCATATCCGTCATTTGTTTGCATTACTGGACATGGCGGTTGAGGCCGGCGTAGAGAAGATTTATATTCATCCGGTTCTTGACGGCAGAGATGTTCTTCCCCAAAGCGCCAAGGAATTTATTCGGCAGCTGGAAAATAAACTGAAACAGCTTGGCAGAGGAAAAATTGCTACAGTTAGTGGGCGTTATTATGTGATGGACAGAGATAAGCGCTGGGACAGAGTGGAGAAAGCATATAAAGCCCTTGTAGCCGGAGAGGGGCCGATGGCCTGTAATGCTCTGGCAGCTGTAGAGAATGCTTATGACAAAAAGATTGTCGATGAGTTTGTTGACCCGACCGTAATCACGGATGAATCAGGCCGTCCAGTGGCGGTCATTGAAAACGACGACAGTGTGCTTTTCTTTAATTTTCGGGCAGACCGGGCCAGAGAAATTACCCGGGCGTTTATTGAAGAAAATTTTGAAGGTTTTATACGGACAAACCGTCCCCGGGTGCATTATGTCTGCCTTACCGAGTACGATGCCAGCTTTGACTGTCCGGTGGTTTTTCCGCCGCAAAACCTCGAAAATACACTTGGCGAGGCTCTGGCAGCCAAAGGTCTAAGGCAGCTTCGCATCGCTGAAACAGAAAAATATGCGCATGTAACATTCTTTTTCAATGGTGGGATAGAGGAACCTGAAGATGGAGAAGACCGCTGTCTGATTCCGTCACCGGGAGTGCCTACCTACAACCTGCAGCCGGAAATGAGCGCCTATGGCATCACCGAGGCCCTGCTTAGCAAAGTGCGGGAAGATCAATATGATGTAATTGTTTTAAATTTTGCTAACGCCGATATGATCGGACATACCGGATATCTTCTAGCGGCAGTCAAGGCCTTGGAAGCTGTCGATGTTTGTATCGGGAAGATCGTTGATGCAGTTCAGGCCAAAGGCGGGACTGTGTTAATTACTTCGGACCATGGAAATGCTGAGTGCATGATTGATCAGGAAACAAATTCACCGTTTACAGCGCATACGACCAATAAGGTACCGTTCATTCTGGTGAATGATACGTATAAAGACCGTACCCTCCGGGAGGGAGGAAGTCTCTGCGATATTGCACCGACAATGCTGAAGCTGCTGAAGCTTGATATTCCGGCGGAAATGACCGGTAAATCCTTGCTTTTATACTAG